One window of Scylla paramamosain isolate STU-SP2022 chromosome 47, ASM3559412v1, whole genome shotgun sequence genomic DNA carries:
- the LOC135094872 gene encoding LOW QUALITY PROTEIN: protein EFR3 homolog cmp44E-like (The sequence of the model RefSeq protein was modified relative to this genomic sequence to represent the inferred CDS: deleted 3 bases in 3 codons) → TSTGCCACCSAFRPRYKRLVDNIFPAIPEDGLVKSNMDKLMWYAMNSPDKLDRIGEYLAYRLFRDINRRKTGYVIISMDALDQLLISCHANNLNLFVESFLQMVQKLLESTEPALQLRATQSFEKFANIREDTPSYHRRYDFLVSKFSCMCYSNDDNEATRKHLRTAGIKGLQGVVRKTDWDNLGENIWLPTHMEKIVPSLLYNMQHSSLYTEETKPTADAPDNHHHHHHQGDGEKEPHELAEMCLRELVSRATYGKIHNVVKPLLMHMDLQGLWVNNTFAVQVFKILMYSIQVRYSITIIELIMSHLNEKGSESAKIRTGIADVLSKVIPIAAGECIGPSVIEIINSLLEHIRASVVGGASGEEGSAERMYQETLIHALGEYANHLPDYQKVDSMVPGSDRVDDVGSQRPEAEVKLQHILLKSLLKVCGDEIHHRTVQQDIRTVPFLVRLMRLSMSSDAEVRLTVQHILHTLLDRHHNAHKLAKPTKPVRQDVNFWRKSGTELLLSAQENCEFANNTLANLEAVFTTLMLLLLEIRSDDVIVDILRVMFHVQGAAQSGSVKGAAAIQLHGLVSSVMMAVAHLVPTLKDHVAAVVKNRSDRATPPAWHQVSQELQVITRPQVTVGCCVATQGDTNTSNSAMDINAISVEVDSACSSPGLPRKPLEEEITFESLKKVLMESPEQKRKAEEEKQRRQITEAFMTESFRSAVCQNPSTPAR, encoded by the exons acttctacaggTTGTTGCGCTTGCTGCTCTGCATTCCGTCCTCGCTACAAGAGACTGGTTGATAATATATTCCCCGCCATTCCGGag GATGGACTGGTCAAGAGTAACATGGACAAGCTGATGTGGTATGCTATGAACTCCCCTGACAAATTGGACCGGATTGGGGAGTACCTAGCATACAGGTTGTTCAGGGACATCAACAGAAGGAAGACAG gATACGTCATCATCTCAATGGATGCCCTGGACCAGTTGCTTATCTCCTGCCACGCCAACAACCTCAATCTTTTCGTCGAGTCTTTCTTGCAAATGGTACAGAAGCTTCTTGAGTCAACCGAACCTGCC CTTCAGCTGAGAGCCACACAGTCG TTTGAGAAGTTCGCCAACATACGAGAAGACACTCCTTCTTATCACCGTCGCTACGATTTCCTGGTCAGCAAGTTCTCCTGCATGTGTTACTCCAACGATGACAACGAGGCAACACGAAAGCATCTCAGGACTGCTGGCATCAAGGGActgcag GGTGTGGTGCGCAAAACAGACTGGGACAACCTTGGAGAGAACATCTGGCTACCCACACATATGGAAAAAATTGTCCCATCACTTCTGTACAACATGCAACACAGCTCTCTGTACACTGAG GAGACCAAGCCCACAGCAGATGCCccagacaaccaccaccaccaccaccaccagggggACGGAGAGAAGGAACCACACGAATTGGCTGAAATGTGTTTACGGGAGCTTGTGTCGCGTGCCACTTATGGCAAGATACATAATGTTGTCAAGCCTCTGCTgat GCACATGGACTTGCAGGGGCTCTGG GTCAACAATACATTTGCCGTACAGGTGTTCAAGATCCTTATGTACTCTATacaggtgaga TACAGCATAACGATCATTGAGCTTATCATGAGCCATCTTAACGAGAAGGGGAGTGAGTCAGCAAAGATCAGAACAGGCATTGCTGATGTGCTGTCGAAGGTCATACCCATCGCTGCCGGGGAGTgtatag GTCCGTCAGTCATCGAGATCATTAATTCCCTTCTGGAGCACATTCGAGCCTCAGTGGTGGGGGGGGCGAGTGGAGAGGAGGGGTCAGCGGAGAGGATGTACCAGGAGACCCTCATCCACGCACTTGGGGAGTATGCGAACCACCTGCCAGATTACCAGAAGGTGGATTCCATG GTCCCCGGCAGTGACAGGGTGGATGACGTAGGCTCACAACGTCCTGAGGCAGAGGTGAAGCTGCAACATATTCTTCTCAAGTCACTGCTTAaggtat GTGGGGACGAAATACACCACAGAACAGTACAGCAAGACATTCGCACAGTCCCGTTCCTGGTGCGGCTGATGCGTTTGAGCATGTCCAGCGATGCGGAGGTGCGGCTGACAGTGCAACACATCCTGCACACACTGCTCGACCGGCACCACAATGCTCACAAGCTGGCCAAACCTAC AAAACCGGTGCGACAGGACGTTAATTTCTGGCGTAAGTCGGGCACGGAGCTCCTGCTGTCGGCTCAGGAGAACTGTGAGTTTGCCAACAATACCCTGGCAAACCTGGAAGCTGTGTTCACC AccctcatgctgctgctgctggagatCCGGTCCGATGATGTGATTGTGGATATTCTGAGGGTTATGTTTCACGTACAG GGCGCGGCGCAGAGTGGGAGTGTGAAGGGCGCAGCTGCCATCCAACTGCACGGCCTGGTATCCTCAGTGATGATGGCTGTGGCTCACCTGGTCCCCACATTGAAGGATCATGTGGCTGCGGTCGTGAAGAACAG GTCAGACCGCGCGACCCCACCTGCT TGGCACCAGGTGAGTCAGGAGCTGCAGGTGATAACAAGGCCCCAGGTAACAGTGGGGTGTTG CGTCGCCACTCAGGGGGACACAAACACCTCAAACTCTGCCATGGACATCAACGCAATCAGTGTGGAGGTGGACAGTGCCTGCTCCTCGCCCGGCCTGCCTAGG AAgccactggaggaggagatcaCCTTCGAGTCACTCAAGAAGGTGCTGATGGAGAGCCCAGAGCAGAAACGgaaagcagaggaagagaagcagagacGTCAGATTACAGAAGCCTTCATGACAGAATCGTTTCGAAGCGCTGTTTGCCAAAATCCAAGCACGCCAGCCAGATAA